From Argopecten irradians isolate NY chromosome 3, Ai_NY, whole genome shotgun sequence:
gTGTTGAATATCTGTAACTCAAATTCTGTAGATCATGTATGTAAACCTTGCATTTGATTACTGGTACTTTTATTATACAAGCAGGGTTTGTGGGTTACACCATCCCCGTATCCTTTTTAAGcacagaaaatgaaaatgaccTAAATCTTTTTCCATCAGTCAATTACATACAGAGAAATCTCATTTTACTGGAAAGATTTGAAACACCCAGTGCAAACCTTGATTTGAGAACATAACACTTTTAACTGAAATTGAATCTCAATTATCTGTAGAGTACCTGTTGATGTgtgtaattcattttttttaaaaagaaattcaaaGAGATGTAGTGTTTCACTTAAAATTTTATTCAGAATTTTAATCTTTCATCTGTAAAGACAGATGGACGGATGCTTAATCAATTATCTCTAAgtaaatatatactgtaatagTACTGAAACCAACTACTGTTTCTCGTGATTGATTTACACAAGCTATTTACTTTCATGAAAAAACTTTTACgaattaatgaattaaaaaagtTTTGCCCCATGAATAACATCTACATCATTTATGGCGATAGAAAATTCAGTCAATTTTGAAATCCCCAAATGTTAATCTTTGTGAACTTGTCAGTAGTGTAGCTGAAGGATGTTGGATGTGTAAGCACTTTTTTGAGGCAAGTGCTGCAGGCAGGAGAAATAGTTTTGATGGGGGTCGGGGGAGTTCCCTTGGGAAAAAAAGGTGCCATTTGGTCACTTTTGGCAGTTTTAGTCTCATGTGATttgaaattaattcattttgaaatatggaCTCATCATTTCCAGGTAGGTACATTAGCTTTAATGCTCATGTTTTGATTCCACCTTTCAAATTTTCCACCTGCAGAGACAACTTGTTTATGGGAACGTATGAGtgtataaaatacatatccatACACTGAGTGACCATCACCACACCAAAACTCAAACACTTATTAAGTTCGCCATAAAATTATCTCTAATCCACGACTTCCAAACCTGAAATGCCTAGACAAAGTTCCTCTCAGGCAATAAATCTCATTAATCTTGATTTAATACCTCCTAAAATGAACTGACCTACACCTCTTTATTGTTGATACGGAGGCAAGCTTGCATGGCTAGCCGGAAATATTAGCAGGTAAAACAATACAGTCTACCTTCtttattcatttcttttatATAGACTGTCATGAACACACAAGGTACTCATTAAACATCCATCAAATATTGGAAATTTCCCGACTTTATACACATGCTTAGGAAAATGATGAGCATGCATGGGATttgtgcttacatggcagctaCACGCTTGCTTGTCTTaataattaagaaatttaaCAGCTGTGAAAAAATGTTGGTTCACAATAATATTGGACACCATGCAGCCACTAGGCATAACAGCTAGACTGGGGATGTTACTGCCAACATGGAAATTAATTTACACTAATTAAGTGAAGGACTAGtactttttattaaaatttcccTCTCGCGCAAGATTTTGTGTCTTTATGAAACTGCTGCAAAAGGCTAACAGTCATATTTAttgcaaaaatgtttacaaacacaaATTGAGAAATTTAACACTCCTGAATTCATCCATATTTGCGGTATATGGTTACAGAGGTGGTCATCACAGAGAGATGCCATGTAATTTGTAAAACTTCCAATTACAGggaaaataacttttaatattttGGATATAAAGACCCTAtgaagaaataaagaaattgtaTCAGATTTTGTTAGATTTACAGATAAGTGATTGGAGGCAAAGCTGTTAgcttgataaaatattttaaatgctcTCTTTCAGTGCGTTaattagttatatataattaccccGGTAGTGCCAATGCATGTGTTCTGTCTTCAATATTCTAAAATCATCACTTCACCAAAATGTTAAATACCCCTCACAAAATTTATGTTACAACCCCTTTTCTACATCTTATCTCAGAAAAACTAAACCTTATTACATtttctacaatttaatgtagcTTGCTTCTACCATGCAAGCTACTACCATGGCCTATACCACCTACAATTGATGAAACATCTGTAATATTCTTACTTGCCATTATTAGCCCATATGGAATCGATAAACTTATCGATATACcgaaataagtaaaatatatttaaacaatataCTTTTTCCATCATTTGTGGGTTTGtgtatttaaacaaaaattgtgGAATGGTCAATATTACTATATGTACCACACTTACAacttaaaactacatgtattggcTAAAATGTTTGACCTAGAATTATCATTTCAGAACTTAATCATCATCCTGTCTTTGTGATCCTATGACTGCTGTGATACGATATGGTTTCCTTGGTCCTATTCACTGATCCAGTTGCAgttgttccccttcctccataGTGGTCTGCAACAGCTGCCCGTCCATTGCCAACAAGGCTTGAACAGTCTCTAAAGGAATGGGCTCTCCATCACCGCCCTGGAGTTGTACGGTGCTTCCATCCTGGTTTTGGATGATTATAATACCTTCGGGAGTTTGATAGATGTTTGAGGCAGTGATGATGTGGTCGGAGGGTACTTGTATTCCCTCTACCCCTCCTTCCTCTAGAATCTGATCCTGCACTAGTTGAACCATTTCCCCTTCCTCAAAGTCTCCAGTAGCTTCCACAATTGTATCACTTGTGTCCATAATGTTTTCAAGACTCCCTACATCAGATTTACATAATATTGTGTCGGTATCTAGGGACTTTTGCACCTCCTGCTGTGAAGAGTTTTCTTGTTGCTGCTCATCTACCACCACAGCTATATCTGTGCTTTTGTCCCCATTCATGGCTGCAGGAACATTAGCAGTTGTAGGAAGCGCAGACAACTGGAGTTGTGACTCCTCGACCACCAGACCAGTCACCACGGACATCGGTACGGTGGGAAGAGATTCAGTCAATGAGGTAACAATGTTTTCATGGCTGTCCACTGTCGATCTGTCTATTGAATTAGAGTCCAACAAGTTTTCTACGATCGGATTTGAATTTTCCACAACAGGAGTTGAATTTTCTATAATAGGAGTTGGGAGAGGTTGATTGGACATGGATTGTTGAATCACTATTGTATTAGCTGGCCCGGACTGAACTAGATTTGAAGCTGTATTCACATTCAAATTTGGCGCTGTATTCACAGTCACAGTCACTGGTCGTGCCGTAGATGCCTTTTGAGCATTTGCTAGGGAGGCTAGATTTGGTGGTAGTAAACTAATACCACCCACAACACTTTGTTTAATGCCTTGCTTGGATTCCACAGTCTGGATAACTACTGGTGCATTATTGGATTGCTTACTTACTCCTGGGGTCAAATTGTTTGTACCTGAGGATGTGAGCACCGTGTTAACATGACTAGGTGATGCTGATACCGTCACAAACCGCGGCTGTGATGAGGACACTGGTGTGACAGATTCCATGATGCTGTCTATCTTACCTAATTTTTGATTGTCAAGCACTGCTGAAGAGGAAGATGTTTTACCATTACTTGCCTCCACAACAACAGGCCGTCCTGTcgctaaaacaaaattgtttttacttgaGCTACTCAATGTAGTTCTTGTGAGCTGTTTgccagcagccatctttgaCAGCAACTGTTTCTGCGTGACATACTCCACACGTTTTACCCGTGGTTTGATGCTAGTGTCTATATGTGGGGGGTCGGCAGGTATTTTTCTATACTGGAATGTTGATAAATCACTGGCAGGTATTTCTTTCACATCGTATGTATCTAACTCCAAACCCAGCATATCTGCCAAGTACTTGTTGTCCACCTGTAACAGGGAAAATAGTTTAACATTTGCTGTAAAGCCCGTTTTTTACAAGGGtcaaaattttcatgattttaatgCAGCACTTAAGTGGCAATTGCTGTAGTGCAAAGGTCTTGACCTGTCCATGATTTTCCTTCAATTAAACAGTTGTGTATGTATAAAACGGAAACTCAATGAGAGCAACTGGTTTTGGCTAATACTTCTGATATCTAAAGCTATCCCAGAAGTCTGTACATTTTGATTTACGCGCATGTTATGTTGACCTTTTGCAATTGtgatacaatgtttatttttaaaggtacaattcagtctaagagtacattaaaatttgcacatatatcggaaacaaaccagttctcaTAGAAATTAGATTtcttggttttactgtgatatgccagaaaagcccactgtagtgaaatgtatgtgaaatattcaaactcgcttactgtctgccattacacattgtgatcggatgtcttgtatgccgaaccctggcccttgccagtgtagtaaagaaatgCTTGTCTAGAACTATTCAAAttgctcttacagtagtgtgtttacctttaTTAGATTCATGttcttttaataatttcatcaactcctcagtggttatgtaatGCATTTGTTTAaagtgcgtgactttggcttgggtatgggtacagcgtacatgttgtacctgcttaatcgtattaatcaacgatttggaatttcaacagtatcaatcaaaatacttaaagatgctccaccgctacaaattgtattttttcactattaaaaactggagcagacgaattagtatttttcttcagttacaaaagttacttactttgcaccattaccaccattgaaaagtttgagcatctaattttacttcaagttagaaatataaaaaaataactaattgcatcctgaaacaagagatcccagagggatcttggcgcccaccaaagaatgatctatatctcaCAAatgaaagatggatcttttctctactttttaaactttttcaagcatactacatataaaatttgagacagatcgcttcagtaccttttgagaaatagcggtaacaaacttcaactatcaaaatccaagatgactccttggcggccatcttgttgatcaatcggtcccaaatcacaatatgcacaactagggccctaggggaacctacatgtgaaatttgagaaagatccattcaatactttctgagaaatagcgataacaaactttgcaTATAAAAATCacagatggctgcctggcagcaattttgttgactgatcgaTCCCAAATcataatatgcacaactagggccctagggaaacctacatatgaattttgagacagatcccttcagttactttctgagaaatagcgataacaaactttgaataacaaaatccaagatggctgcctgatggccatcttgttaaccgatcggtcccaaaatgcaatatgcacaactaggtccctaggggaacctacatatgaaatttgagacagatcccttcagtactatctgagaaatagccataacaaactttaactatcgaaatccaatatggcagcctggcggccatcttgtccactgattggtccaaatatgcaatatgcacaacaagggccctaggggaacctacatattaaatttgagaaaaatctcttcagcactttttgagaaatggggatatcaaaccttaactatcaaaatccaaggtgaccgcctggcggccatcttgtttttcctatcagcctcaaaatctatATGGCACagatagggaccaagggtaacctccgtgtgaagtttgaacaaaattccttcagtagttctcaagaaatatcgataacaaacttcaactgccaaaatcaaagatggctgtctggcggccatcttgtttttccgatcagcctcaaaatctgtatggcacaactagggaccaagggtaacctccatgtgaagtttgaacaaaatcccttcagtagttctcaagaaatattgataacaaacttcgactgccaaaatcaaagatgaatg
This genomic window contains:
- the LOC138319618 gene encoding LOW QUALITY PROTEIN: uncharacterized protein (The sequence of the model RefSeq protein was modified relative to this genomic sequence to represent the inferred CDS: deleted 1 base in 1 codon), with translation MADTHYDDSDGGYSDFKYSEDEREERQGSESLWGMETGVGHPRPKNWKCETCHKSYIGRGGLGRHYRLNPGHGSVDDLPEENLHSFGRSSHNGLGNNTGNLSEDSNTQDSISGIPSAGTPNKMFHYRGGYRGRNLENPMKRKNKLRDLIRQCEDEELMEVVLPRLAQVITLWEFLLMKVEKGKPSLPHVDDIYHEFEALSKQVQKFCKLYLNPSNSENNISNARKLKVDNKYLADMLGLELDTYDVKEIPASDLSTFQYRKIPADPPHIDTSIKPRVKRVEYVTQKQLLSKMAAGKQLTRTTLSSSSKNNFVLATGRPVVVEASNGKTSSSSAVLDNQKLGKIDSIMESVTPVSSSQPRFVTVSASPSHVNTVLTSSGTNNLTPGVSKQSNNAPVVIQTVESKQGIKQSVVGGISLLPPNLASLANAQKASTARPVTVTVNTAPNLNVNTASNLVQSGPANTIVIQQSMSNQPLPTPIIENSTPVVENSNPIVENLLDSNSIDRSTVDSHENIVTSLTESLPTVPMSVVTGLVVEESQLQLSALPTTANVPAAMNGDKSTDIAVVVDEQQQENSSQQEVQKSLDTDTILCKSDVGSLENIMDTSDTIVEATGDFEEGEMVQLVQDQILEEGGVEGIQVPSDHIITASNIYQTPEGIIIIQNQDGSTVQLQGGDGEPIPLETVQALLAMDGQLLQTTMEEGEQLQLDQ